In Elephas maximus indicus isolate mEleMax1 chromosome 7, mEleMax1 primary haplotype, whole genome shotgun sequence, the following proteins share a genomic window:
- the BAD gene encoding bcl2-associated agonist of cell death codes for MFQIPEFEQSDREDSTPADRALGPSPEGYWPSGPSDRHRVAPGFLRDASHQQGQPTSSGHLGGAAAVETRSRHSSYPAGSDEAEGLEEDPSPFRGRSLSAPPNLWAAQRYGRELRRMSDEFQGYFKGLPRPKSAGTATQMRQSPSWTRIIQAWWDRNLGRGSSAPSQ; via the exons ATGTTCCAGATCCCAGAGTTTGAGCAGAGTGACCGGGAAGACTCCACCCCTGCAGACAGGGCCCTGGGCCCCAGCCCCGAAGGGTACTGGCCTTCAGGCCCCAGCGACCGCCACCGTGTGGCCCCAGGCTTCCTGCGGGACGCCAGTCACCAGCAGGGGCAGCCGACCAGCAGCGGCCACCTTGGAG GTGCTGCGGCTGTGGAGACCCGGAGTCGCCACAGCTCATACCCCGCAGGGTCTGATGAGGCTGAAGGGCTGGAGGAGGATCCCAGCCCCTTTCGGGGTCGCTCGCTTTCAGCGCCCCCCAACCTCTGGGCTGCACAGAGATATGGCCGTGAGCTCCGCAGGATGAGTGACGAGTTCCAGGGCTATTTCAAG GGACTTCCTCGCCCGAAGAGCGCGGGCACAGCAACGCAGATGCGGCAAAGCCCCAGCTGGACACGCATCATCCAGGCCTGGTGGGATCGGAATTTGGGGAGAGGCAGCTCCGCCCCGTCTCAGTGA
- the PLCB3 gene encoding 1-phosphatidylinositol 4,5-bisphosphate phosphodiesterase beta-3 isoform X1: MAGARPGVHALQLEPPTVVETLRRGSKFIKWDEEASSRNLVTLRVDSNGFFLYWTGPNMEVDTLDISSIRDTRTGRYARLPKDPKIREVLGFGGPDARLEEKLLTVVAGPDPVNTTFLNFMAVQDDTAKIWSEELFKLAMNILAQNASRNTFLRKAYTKLKLQVNQDGRIPVKNILKMFSADKKRVETALESCGLNFNRSESIRPDEFSLDIFERFLNKLCLRPDIDKILLEIGAKGKPYLTLEQLMEFINQKQRDPRLNEVLYPPLRPSQARLLIEKYEPNQQFLERDQMSMEGFSRYLGGEENGILPLESLDLSADMTQPLSAYFINSSHNTYLTAGQLAGTSSVEMYRQALLWGCRCVELDVWKGRPPEEEPFITHGFTMTTEVPLRDVLEAIAETAFKTSPYPVILSFENHVDSAKQQAKMAEYCRSIFGDALLIDPLDKYPLAPGVPLPSPQDLMGRILVKNKKRHQPSTGVPDSSVRKRPLEQSNSALSESSATTEPSSPQLGSPSSDSCPGLSNGEEAGLEKPGLGPRKSLGEEGLRQGPDALGPADREDEEEDEEEEEQTDPKKLTSDEGTASSEVNATEEMSTLVNYIEPVKFKSFEAARKRNKCFEMSSFVETKGLEQLKESPMEFVEYNKKQLSRIYPKGTRVDSSNYMPQLFWNVGCQLVALNFQTLDVAMQLNAGVFEYNGRSGYLLKPEFMRRPDKSFDPFTEVIVDGIVANALRVKVISGQFLSDRKVGIYVEVDMFGLPTDTRRKYRTRTSQGNSFNPVWDEEPFDFPKVVLPTLASLRIAAFEEGGKFVGHRILPVSAIRSGYHYVCLRNEANQPLCLPALLVYTEASDYIPDDHQDYAEALINPIKHVSLMDQRAKQLAALIGENEAQTGPEMSQEPQSQQLGSQLPLNATLSQLETSACRSPVSCAPPSSSSLTSPGQRDDLIASILSEVAPTPLDELRGHKALVKLRSRQERDLRELLKKHQRKALTLSRRLLNNLAQVRAEGRSRRRGGTAEEEEEEEEVKRYQEFQRRQVQSLLELREAQVDTEADRRLEHLRQVQHRLREVVLEAHTTQLKRLKELNEREKKDLQKILDRKRHNSISEAKTREKYKKEVELTEINRRHITESVNSIRRLEEAQKQRHDCLVAGQQQVLQQLAEEEPKLLAQLAQECQEQRARLPQEIRQSLLGETPEGLGDGHLVACASNGHAPGSSSHLSGADLENQEENTKL, from the exons ATGGCGGGCGCCAGGCCCGGTGTCCACGCGCTGCAGCTGGAGCCGCCCACCGTGGTGGAGACCCTGCGGCGCGGGAGTAAGTTCATCAAATGGGACGAG GAGGCTTCTAGTCGGAACCTGGTGACCCTGCGTGTGGACTCCAATGGCTTTTTCCTGTACTGGACGGGACCCAACATG GAGGTGGACACATTGGACATCAGTTCCATCAGGGACACCCGGACAGGTCGCTATGCCCGCCTGCCCAAG GACCCCAAGATCCGGGAGGTTCTGGGCTTTGGGGGTCCTGATGCCCGGCTGGAAGAGAAGCTGCTAACGGTGGTGGCTGGGCCAGATCCGGTGAACACAACGTTCTTGAACTTCATGGCCGTGCAGGATGACACAGCCAAG ATCTGGTCCGAGGAGCTGTTCAAGCTGGCGATGAACATCCTGGCTCAGAACGCTTCCCGCAACACCTTCCTGCGCAAAGC ATACACGAAGCTGAAGCTGCAGGTGAACCAGGATGGACGGATCCCAGTCAAGAA CATCCTGAAGATGTTCTCAGCAGACAAGAAGCGGGTAGAGACTGCGTTGGAATCCTGCGGCCTCAATTTCAACCGG AGCGAGTCCATCCGGCCTGATGAGTTTTCCTTGGACATCTTTGAGCGGTTTCTGAACAAGCTGTGTCTGCGGCCGGATATTGACAAGATCCTGCTGGAGAT AGGAGCCAAGGGGAAGCCATACCTGACGCTGGAGCAGCTCATGGAGTTCATCAACCAGAAGCAGCGCGATCCGAGACTCAACGAAGTGCTGTACCCGCCACTGCGGCCCTCACAGGCCCGGCTGCTCATTGAGAAGTACGAGCCCAACCAGCAGTTCCTGGAGCGAG ACCAGATGTCCATGGAGGGTTTCAGCCGCTACCTGGGAGGCGAGGAGAATGGCATCCTGCCCCTGGAGTCCCTGGACCTGAGTGCGGACATGACCCAGCCACTGAGCGCCTACTTTATCAACTCCTCACACAACACTTATCTCACCG CGGGGCAGCTGGCTGGGACCTCATCGGTGGAGATGTACCGGCAGGCGCTGCTGTGGGGCTGCCGCTGTGTGGAGCTGGATGTGTGGAAGGGGCGGCCGCCCGAGGAGGAGCCCTTCATCACCCACGGCTTCACCATGACCACGGAGGTGCCGCTGCGTGACGTACTTGAGGCCATTGCTGAGACCGCCTTCAAGACCTCGCCCTACCCCGTTATCCTCTCCTTTGAGAACCACGTGGACTC GGCGAAGCagcaggccaagatggctgagtaCTGCCGCTCTATCTTTGGGGATGCGCTGCTCATTGACCCGCTGGACAAGTACCCG CTGGCCCCGGGCGTTCCCCTGCCTAGCCCCCAGGACCTGATGGGCCGCatcctggtgaagaacaagaAGAGGCACCAGCCCAGCACTGGCGTCCCAGACAGCTCTGTGCGCAAGCGGCCGCTGGAGCAGAGCAATTCAGCCCTGAGCGAGAGCTCCGCCACCACTGAGCCCTCCTCGCCCCAGCTTG GGTCCCCCAGCTCCGACAGCTGTCCAGGCCTGAGCAATGGGGAGGAGGCGGGGCTTGAGAAGCCCGGCCTGGGGCCTCGGAAGTCTCTGGGCGAGGAGGGGCTGCGCCAGGGTCCTGATGCTCTTGGGCCTGCTGACCGTGAGGACGAGGAAGAAGACGAGGAAGAGGAGGAGCAGACAGACCCCAAAAAGCTGACCTCAGATGAG GGCACAGCCAGCAGTGAGGTTAATGCCACTGAGGAAATGTCGACGTTGGTCAACTACATTGAGCCTGTCAAGTTCAAGTCCTTTGAGGCTGCTCGAA AGAGGAACAAGTGCTTTGAGATGTCATCCTTTGTGGAGACCAAAGGCCTGGAGCAACTGAAAGAGAGCCCCATGGAGTTCGTGGA ATACAACAAGAAGCAGCTCAGCCGAATCTACCCCAAGGGTACCCGCGTGGACTCGTCCAACTACATGCCCCAGCTCTTCTGGAACGTGGGCTGCCAGCTCGTCGCGCTCAACTTCCAGACCCTGG ATGTGGCGATGCAGCTGAATGCAGGCGTGTTTGAGTACAACGGGCGCAGCGGCTACCTGCTCAAGCCGGAGTTCATGCGGCGGCCAGACAAGTCCTTCGACCCCTTCACTGAAGTCATTGTGGATGGCATCGTGGCCAACGCCTTACGGGTCAAG GTGATCTCGGGGCAGTTCCTGTCTGACAGGAAGGTGGGAATCTATGTGGAGGTGGACATGTTCGGCCTCCCCACTGACACGCGGCGCAAGTACCGCACACGGACCTCACAGGGGAACTCGTTCAACCCCGTGTGGGATGAGGAGCCCTTCGACTTCCCCAAG GTGGTGCTTCCGACGCTGGCTTCACTCCGCATTGCAGCCTTTGAGGAGGGCGGCAAGTTCGTGGGGCACCGGATCCTGCCTGTCTCTGCCATCCGCTCAG GGTACCACTACGTCTGCCTGCGGAATGAGGCCAACCAGCCACTGTGTCTGCCGGCCCTGCTTGTCTACACCGAGGCCTCCGACTACATCCCCGATGACCATCAGG ACTACGCAGAGGCCCTGATCAACCCCATTAAGCATGTCAGCCTGATGGACCAGAGGGCAAAGCAGCTGGCTGCCCTTATTGGGGAGAATGAG GCCCAGACTGGCCCTGAGATGAGCCAGGAGCCCCAGTCTCAGCAGCTGGGCTCCCAGCTGCCTCTCAATGCCACACTCAGCCAACTGGAAACATCTGCCTGCCGAAGCCCCGTCTCTTGTGCCCCCCCTTCCAGTTCCTCCCTCACCAGCCCAG GCCAGAGGGATGACCTCATTGCCAGCATCCTCTCAG AGGTGGCCCCGACCCCGCTGGATGAGCTCCGAGGCCACAAGGCGCTGGTGAAGCTTCGGAGCCGGCAGGAGCGAGACCTGCGGGAGCTGCTCAAGAAGCACCAGCGGAAGGCACTCACTCTCTCGCGCCGCTTGCTGAACAACCTGGCGCAGGTCCGGGCGGAGGGCAGGAGCCGGCGCCG AGGGGGGACTgctgaagaggaggaggaggaggaggaggtgaagCGGTACCAGGAGTTCCAGAGAAGGCAGGTGCAGAGTCTGCTGGAGCTGAGGGAGGCCCAGGTGGACACGGAGGCTGATCGGAGGCTGGAGCACCTGAGACAG GTTCAGCATCGGCTCAGGGAGGTTGTCCTGGAGGCACACACGACTCAGCTCAAGAGGCTGAAGGAGCTTAATGAGAG AGAGAAGAAGGACCTGCAGAAGATCCTGGACAGGAAGCGCCACAACAGTATCTCGGAGGCCAAAACAAGGGAGAAATATAAGAAGGAAGT GGAACTGACGGAGATTAATCGTCGGCACATCACCGAGTCTGTCAACTCCATCCGCCGG CTGGAGGAGGCCCAGAAGCAGCGGCACGACTGCCTGGTAGCTGGGCAACAGCAGGTCCTACAGCAGCTGGCGGAAGAGGAGCCCAAG CTGCTGGCCCAGCTGGCCCAGGAATGTCAGGAGCAGCGGGCGAGACTCCCCCAGGAGATCCGCCAGAGCCTGCTAGGCGAGACACCGGAGGGGCTGGGGGACGGGCATCTGGTGGCCTGTGCCAGCAATGGTCACGCACCTGGGAGCAGCAGCCACCTATCCGGCGCTGACTTGGAGAACCAGGAGGAGAACACGAAGCTCTGA
- the PLCB3 gene encoding 1-phosphatidylinositol 4,5-bisphosphate phosphodiesterase beta-3 isoform X2 — translation MAGARPGVHALQLEPPTVVETLRRGSKFIKWDEEASSRNLVTLRVDSNGFFLYWTGPNMEVDTLDISSIRDTRTGRYARLPKDPKIREVLGFGGPDARLEEKLLTVVAGPDPVNTTFLNFMAVQDDTAKIWSEELFKLAMNILAQNASRNTFLRKAYTKLKLQVNQDGRIPVKNILKMFSADKKRVETALESCGLNFNRSESIRPDEFSLDIFERFLNKLCLRPDIDKILLEIGAKGKPYLTLEQLMEFINQKQRDPRLNEVLYPPLRPSQARLLIEKYEPNQQFLERDQMSMEGFSRYLGGEENGILPLESLDLSADMTQPLSAYFINSSHNTYLTAGQLAGTSSVEMYRQALLWGCRCVELDVWKGRPPEEEPFITHGFTMTTEVPLRDVLEAIAETAFKTSPYPVILSFENHVDSAKQQAKMAEYCRSIFGDALLIDPLDKYPLAPGVPLPSPQDLMGRILVKNKKRHQPSTGVPDSSVRKRPLEQSNSALSESSATTEPSSPQLGSPSSDSCPGLSNGEEAGLEKPGLGPRKSLGEEGLRQGPDALGPADREDEEEDEEEEEQTDPKKLTSDEGTASSEVNATEEMSTLVNYIEPVKFKSFEAARKRNKCFEMSSFVETKGLEQLKESPMEFVEYNKKQLSRIYPKGTRVDSSNYMPQLFWNVGCQLVALNFQTLDVAMQLNAGVFEYNGRSGYLLKPEFMRRPDKSFDPFTEVIVDGIVANALRVKVISGQFLSDRKVGIYVEVDMFGLPTDTRRKYRTRTSQGNSFNPVWDEEPFDFPKVVLPTLASLRIAAFEEGGKFVGHRILPVSAIRSGYHYVCLRNEANQPLCLPALLVYTEASDYIPDDHQDYAEALINPIKHVSLMDQRAKQLAALIGENEAQTGPEMSQEPQSQQLGSQLPLNATLSQLETSACRSPVSCAPPSSSSLTSPGQRDDLIASILSEVAPTPLDELRGHKALVKLRSRQERDLRELLKKHQRKALTLSRRLLNNLAQVRAEGRSRRRGGTAEEEEEEEEVKRYQEFQRRQVQSLLELREAQVDTEADRRLEHLRQVQHRLREVVLEAHTTQLKRLKELNEREKKDLQKILDRKRHNSISEAKTREKYKKEVELTEINRRHITESVNSIRRPEPRALS, via the exons ATGGCGGGCGCCAGGCCCGGTGTCCACGCGCTGCAGCTGGAGCCGCCCACCGTGGTGGAGACCCTGCGGCGCGGGAGTAAGTTCATCAAATGGGACGAG GAGGCTTCTAGTCGGAACCTGGTGACCCTGCGTGTGGACTCCAATGGCTTTTTCCTGTACTGGACGGGACCCAACATG GAGGTGGACACATTGGACATCAGTTCCATCAGGGACACCCGGACAGGTCGCTATGCCCGCCTGCCCAAG GACCCCAAGATCCGGGAGGTTCTGGGCTTTGGGGGTCCTGATGCCCGGCTGGAAGAGAAGCTGCTAACGGTGGTGGCTGGGCCAGATCCGGTGAACACAACGTTCTTGAACTTCATGGCCGTGCAGGATGACACAGCCAAG ATCTGGTCCGAGGAGCTGTTCAAGCTGGCGATGAACATCCTGGCTCAGAACGCTTCCCGCAACACCTTCCTGCGCAAAGC ATACACGAAGCTGAAGCTGCAGGTGAACCAGGATGGACGGATCCCAGTCAAGAA CATCCTGAAGATGTTCTCAGCAGACAAGAAGCGGGTAGAGACTGCGTTGGAATCCTGCGGCCTCAATTTCAACCGG AGCGAGTCCATCCGGCCTGATGAGTTTTCCTTGGACATCTTTGAGCGGTTTCTGAACAAGCTGTGTCTGCGGCCGGATATTGACAAGATCCTGCTGGAGAT AGGAGCCAAGGGGAAGCCATACCTGACGCTGGAGCAGCTCATGGAGTTCATCAACCAGAAGCAGCGCGATCCGAGACTCAACGAAGTGCTGTACCCGCCACTGCGGCCCTCACAGGCCCGGCTGCTCATTGAGAAGTACGAGCCCAACCAGCAGTTCCTGGAGCGAG ACCAGATGTCCATGGAGGGTTTCAGCCGCTACCTGGGAGGCGAGGAGAATGGCATCCTGCCCCTGGAGTCCCTGGACCTGAGTGCGGACATGACCCAGCCACTGAGCGCCTACTTTATCAACTCCTCACACAACACTTATCTCACCG CGGGGCAGCTGGCTGGGACCTCATCGGTGGAGATGTACCGGCAGGCGCTGCTGTGGGGCTGCCGCTGTGTGGAGCTGGATGTGTGGAAGGGGCGGCCGCCCGAGGAGGAGCCCTTCATCACCCACGGCTTCACCATGACCACGGAGGTGCCGCTGCGTGACGTACTTGAGGCCATTGCTGAGACCGCCTTCAAGACCTCGCCCTACCCCGTTATCCTCTCCTTTGAGAACCACGTGGACTC GGCGAAGCagcaggccaagatggctgagtaCTGCCGCTCTATCTTTGGGGATGCGCTGCTCATTGACCCGCTGGACAAGTACCCG CTGGCCCCGGGCGTTCCCCTGCCTAGCCCCCAGGACCTGATGGGCCGCatcctggtgaagaacaagaAGAGGCACCAGCCCAGCACTGGCGTCCCAGACAGCTCTGTGCGCAAGCGGCCGCTGGAGCAGAGCAATTCAGCCCTGAGCGAGAGCTCCGCCACCACTGAGCCCTCCTCGCCCCAGCTTG GGTCCCCCAGCTCCGACAGCTGTCCAGGCCTGAGCAATGGGGAGGAGGCGGGGCTTGAGAAGCCCGGCCTGGGGCCTCGGAAGTCTCTGGGCGAGGAGGGGCTGCGCCAGGGTCCTGATGCTCTTGGGCCTGCTGACCGTGAGGACGAGGAAGAAGACGAGGAAGAGGAGGAGCAGACAGACCCCAAAAAGCTGACCTCAGATGAG GGCACAGCCAGCAGTGAGGTTAATGCCACTGAGGAAATGTCGACGTTGGTCAACTACATTGAGCCTGTCAAGTTCAAGTCCTTTGAGGCTGCTCGAA AGAGGAACAAGTGCTTTGAGATGTCATCCTTTGTGGAGACCAAAGGCCTGGAGCAACTGAAAGAGAGCCCCATGGAGTTCGTGGA ATACAACAAGAAGCAGCTCAGCCGAATCTACCCCAAGGGTACCCGCGTGGACTCGTCCAACTACATGCCCCAGCTCTTCTGGAACGTGGGCTGCCAGCTCGTCGCGCTCAACTTCCAGACCCTGG ATGTGGCGATGCAGCTGAATGCAGGCGTGTTTGAGTACAACGGGCGCAGCGGCTACCTGCTCAAGCCGGAGTTCATGCGGCGGCCAGACAAGTCCTTCGACCCCTTCACTGAAGTCATTGTGGATGGCATCGTGGCCAACGCCTTACGGGTCAAG GTGATCTCGGGGCAGTTCCTGTCTGACAGGAAGGTGGGAATCTATGTGGAGGTGGACATGTTCGGCCTCCCCACTGACACGCGGCGCAAGTACCGCACACGGACCTCACAGGGGAACTCGTTCAACCCCGTGTGGGATGAGGAGCCCTTCGACTTCCCCAAG GTGGTGCTTCCGACGCTGGCTTCACTCCGCATTGCAGCCTTTGAGGAGGGCGGCAAGTTCGTGGGGCACCGGATCCTGCCTGTCTCTGCCATCCGCTCAG GGTACCACTACGTCTGCCTGCGGAATGAGGCCAACCAGCCACTGTGTCTGCCGGCCCTGCTTGTCTACACCGAGGCCTCCGACTACATCCCCGATGACCATCAGG ACTACGCAGAGGCCCTGATCAACCCCATTAAGCATGTCAGCCTGATGGACCAGAGGGCAAAGCAGCTGGCTGCCCTTATTGGGGAGAATGAG GCCCAGACTGGCCCTGAGATGAGCCAGGAGCCCCAGTCTCAGCAGCTGGGCTCCCAGCTGCCTCTCAATGCCACACTCAGCCAACTGGAAACATCTGCCTGCCGAAGCCCCGTCTCTTGTGCCCCCCCTTCCAGTTCCTCCCTCACCAGCCCAG GCCAGAGGGATGACCTCATTGCCAGCATCCTCTCAG AGGTGGCCCCGACCCCGCTGGATGAGCTCCGAGGCCACAAGGCGCTGGTGAAGCTTCGGAGCCGGCAGGAGCGAGACCTGCGGGAGCTGCTCAAGAAGCACCAGCGGAAGGCACTCACTCTCTCGCGCCGCTTGCTGAACAACCTGGCGCAGGTCCGGGCGGAGGGCAGGAGCCGGCGCCG AGGGGGGACTgctgaagaggaggaggaggaggaggaggtgaagCGGTACCAGGAGTTCCAGAGAAGGCAGGTGCAGAGTCTGCTGGAGCTGAGGGAGGCCCAGGTGGACACGGAGGCTGATCGGAGGCTGGAGCACCTGAGACAG GTTCAGCATCGGCTCAGGGAGGTTGTCCTGGAGGCACACACGACTCAGCTCAAGAGGCTGAAGGAGCTTAATGAGAG AGAGAAGAAGGACCTGCAGAAGATCCTGGACAGGAAGCGCCACAACAGTATCTCGGAGGCCAAAACAAGGGAGAAATATAAGAAGGAAGT GGAACTGACGGAGATTAATCGTCGGCACATCACCGAGTCTGTCAACTCCATCCGCCGG CCAGAGCCCAGGGCCCTCAGCTGA